One Apteryx mantelli isolate bAptMan1 chromosome 17, bAptMan1.hap1, whole genome shotgun sequence genomic window, GTCTGAGGGGTTAGGGGTGAACTTCAGCCTCATTCCTTCTCTTCATCTCTAGCCCTTGTGATTTTTGAGGAAAGCTTGGAAACATGGTCTCTAAGGGCTCCAAAACCAATATGCAGCTAAGCAGAAGCCAGATGAGCTTCATTAAGAAGTCCCAGGTGTTTAAGCAGATTCCAACAATATTTGGGGACCTGAACAAAAATTTTTAGCAGGTGGAGAGACATAGCACTTCTGTCTGGAGGACTGGCATGAAAATGGGAGTCCCCTGGCTcagggaagggcaggagaggCAACTTGCATGTCCTTTCACATCCAGTGATGTCCTGGacaagaggggagggagggagagactgCAGTGAAACAGTCACCAAGAACTCATTTGAGACAACAGTAGACTCAAAAGGTCTGAAGCCAGGAAGCACGACCAGCTCTGCCTGATCCTGTCTATCTCAGGGCACTGCACTTCTAGAACCCCTGCATGCAGCAAAACCACTGTACCTAAAACACTATTGGGAAAGCAATCCATTGTGGGCAGCAGGCAAAGAACGGATAGCTGTCAAGGTCTAGTGGCTGGTGATGGCTAGCTTTGGCTAGGCTTCTCCTGCTGCCAGTATCTTCGGGTCATCTGATGATATGTTTTCAGCaagcctgctgcagcagctgtaTCTAAGGAAAGTGCTTCTTTATGAGGTTTAGGCTCAGCCCTGTGAAGTACTTTCAATGTACAGATCTGGCCAGTTCATTTTTTCAGAGCTTGGAGGGGCTCTGGACAGGGAAAGTGACGAGTCCTCCAGATACCACAGCTTAAATTAGAATCACTTGGGCTCCTTGTGTCGAAGTATTTAAGTTGGACAGAGATTTCcttaggtcccttccaaccaacatCTATGATTTCTTGTGAACCAGGCTATTAGTGAGGTTTCTCTCACACCACATtacctctctcttcctccctggTTTTGATCAAAAATGCCTTGCTGATGGAAATGGCATCAAAGCCACAACATTCATATATAAAGTTTTGATCTCAGCACGCCACAGAtatccagaaaaagaaacagaatacctTCAAAACCAGTTTAATTAAATAACGTTTACATAAAATGTGTCAGTGTTGTAGAGAGTGATGAGAACCTCTGGAGTGTAACTCATCACACCTACATTAGACACCTCATTTAGGATGGGACAAATCACTCTCTGGAAACAAGTGCTTTGAGATTCCATTTCCCCATCCATAAGCAGAGGTATAGTGCCATTTTCCTGCACTCTGTGTGCAGATGAGCTGAAGGAGGAAGGGTAGGGGAGGAGGATAAATTCCCTTCAAATGTTACTATGACAAAGGGAGGGAGAATCTCCTCTTTGGCTAGCTTGGAGCTTGAGCAGGACCCAAAAGTGCTTACAGATGGACCTTAAAACCTAGGAAAAGAGTTTCTGTGTGAGCACTGTTCCTGCTTATTGCAAGAATGAACACAGAGCTGGAAGCAAAGGATGTGTGGATCAGTGGAGGCAAATGCTGTCAGAGAGGCAGGTGTGAGCATAGAGTCCTTTCACCACTGCTGAAGACCTGGTTTCTTACTGCATCTTCAGTAGTGGGCACTGCATTATCAAGGGTCTGCAGGGTAACAATGTGTAGCAGGCACTATGCACTGGGCGGTGCAGCCCTGCCATCCTGTCAGGGGAACCTTTTCTTCACAAGACAGCTTGGACTGCATTCCTCACATACCAGGAGCTTGTCTGGCTCCTCGCTGCTGGCAAGTTACTTGGTTTATTTGATTTCACTCCTAGCATCAAGGACTTAGGCAGAAAATTGACTGTGATTTGCAtgggaagaaggggagagagaaggtGCATAATGAGATGGCACTGAGCCCTGCTAGATAAATGCTATTTAACAGAGTGTCACCTGGGTGTAAAATAGGTCTAGGCACATCTGGAAGTCTTGTGCTAACCCCAACAAAGCACAAAGTAGAAGAGGAACTGCCTTACTCTGAAGTCCTCAAACCTTCTGTACCCTCTCCAATAACAGAGCTCACCCTCTGCCCCTTCCAGCCTCCTACAGATATTCCTGCTGTCCACTGTATCATTTTCTTCAATAACCTGCCATTCACAGTGGCCTTCTAAAGCCTGTAAATACTGAAATTGGCATCTGGACAGCAGGAAATCTAGGAAATGAGCACAAGGGATTCTACTGGGCTTTAGGCCAATACGTAGTCCTAGCAGCCACTGAAAGCACAGCAGAGTCAAGCTCTGGAAAGCAGGAAGAGTGTCACCAGATTGGTGTAAAATGACTCTTAGTTCATTCAGGATAAGTGACAGTAATCCACCTGTGTGCTTTGGGCTACCCACAATGTGCATCAAAGCCAAAGTTCCTGTGCTGATGATCTGGGTGTGGACAAGCACAGATTTCAGTTTTGGTAAAGGCCCATTCCATTGCTGTGGGGAGATGCCACAACACATAGCTGTTCTTTTTTTGCTCAGGTTTATTCTAAGCCTGTTGCCATCTTGTCTGGTTTCCTCATGCCCATAGAGCTGTGGACATTGGTCCAATCATCCTGACCCCAACACTCACTAACTATCCTACAAGTGAGACACACAGTGCCCCCTAAGGCTATGATCAAAATGTGAGTCTCTACAGCAACCCATCCCAGTGTCCAGTAACTTGTTTCCCAGGTTTTCTGTGGGCTTTGGAGAAGTGCTGTCCCTGTGGCCAAGCTAGGCTGAACTGTTCTCTGTTACTGTACTTCAGCATCATGAATAGTTTTGAATCCCTCAAGACCCTCAAAGATAGATTTGGCTGATTAGGAGAGGGCAGGGCCTGTCTGAGGTTCATGGGACCCCAGAAAATCCTTCAGGACTGGAAGAAAGGGGATAAATCCTAGCAagtatggcaaaaaaaaaaaaaaaaaaaaaaaaaaaaaaaaagctggtaatGTACTTATCACTCACCTGCATGTTTGGGGGGGGTGGTTATGCACACAAACTGGAAGGCATGTAGGCAGCTGGATTGTCAAGGCCATGTCTAGCTAATGAATCCCAGCAGAAGGCACTGATTTCTTGCTTCCTCCCTTGGGCAGGAATCACACctggctcttctgcagaaatcaGGGCTGGTATTGGTCATGGAGCTGGAATGGCAGCAGTCAGATCTACTGGGATCTCAGGACCGTGCTACACAGCATCTCCTGCCCAGTGATATAGCTGGTACTGGCAAACCAGTCCCTACCTCAAGAGGAAGCATTGCCAAGAGTGAGCTTCTCACCAGTACAGGTCTCTGCCACATCTTTTCAGTAGCCCCAGTGATGGTTTTGAAGGTCACAATTGAAACAGTTTGGGCATTGCCCTCCCTGTCTGTCACATAGGTGGAACCAAGCTGTGGCAGGGATAGAAAGTACTCAGCAACATCCCGTGACGTTGTTGTGTGTGGGTCTTGGATACTGCCACACTGGCTGCCAAAATGCAGTATCACTGCCACTCTGGGATGTGACCatccacacaccctgccctgttCTTTCCCATGGTCATCCTCCCCTCCTCATGAGTCGTCAGGCCACTGAATCCTAGAGCAGGGCAGGCACTTAGTCATTACCCTGATCCTGTCTTTCACTCCTGGCTTATGATGGTCCCTCACTCATCCATGTGTGGTTGTTTTGTGGAGCTGAGAACCAGTCTCAGTGTTACAAACCCCAGTGATGCCAGGGCAGCTTGGAGAGCCTCAGCCTGTCTTGCACACACAGCCCTCTCATCCTGTACCAGGACCTTGGTACCTCCATGCCATTGTTCTTGCTCTTTGCTGGCAAACCTCTGCATATGATGCCTTCCCATTCAGCATCTAACAATATAACACGCCACCTGTCTGTGACAGGCCAGTCTTGAGTGCCTGGATCTCAATACCTCAACAGTCTTCTTGTGGAgaggagcagaaaaaaatctaTAGTTTTGTAAGGAAAAGCAACCATCTGGCAAACTCTGTGCACAACCCTGCCATAACCTGGAATACATATAGAGTACACAAGGGATCTGTCTATAGTACCAGGAATACACAGCTCAATCCAGCTGGGTACTTTATGGTCCACTGGGTGGTACAGAGCTACTGAGATGCCAGTGGATTTATTTTCATAGCATCCCAAGGTCAAAGATGGGGAGTAATACAGAAGGCGAAGTCACTTGCACAGTGACCACATGAAGCATTGGTAGCAGAGCCAGAAGTGGACACCAGCTctccagcacagccagtgtgacCAGGAGCTGCATGTCTGGGAGATATTTCCTATTTCATAAAACCAAGCTTGAGTGCTCCTCCACTTTGGAAGCACCTTCTGGTTCATTAATCACAGAGAAGAGTTTAGCTATCTGTGCATATCGGAAGAAAAACTGCCCTGTCTGACTTTTTGGTATTGTTTACTAATGATCCTCTACCTGAGACCTGGACTGCTCAGCTCCAAGGGGCTGGGCTAATATTTCCTGCTATTCTGAGCATCTTGAAATATGAATGATGTTGGGGAAGCATGTGGGACACTTCAGAAGGGGAGCAGCAGCTTTAGCACAGCATGTTTCATGCGAGGAAATACTTTGTTGGCACTGATTAAACATTGCATAACAGTGCAGAATATGTCTTATTTATTACTGTCATGTTAAATGCTCGACCTGCCTTGAGATCAGGGCACACTGCACACCCTTTTAATTTTCCAGCTTTTTATCTGGTTAGCGTGCTTCACCCTTTGTAGATGACAAccatttaggaaaaagaaatctttattttatattttttgtatACTTGTacacaagtaaaataaaatgcatatctATATATACTGCAATCTTGTgaaggaaaaggcagcattctTTAACAAATGCTGCCCGTAAACATGGTGTCATGGAATGAATACGGAAAAACTGCAATATTCATAAACATAGGATTAAAACAGCATCAAATTCATTACCTCTGCAAATGGGAACCTGCAATATCATTCAGTGTCATGTCAAGTTACAAACAGATTTTAGACATTCTTTTTGGaacatttcttacatttttttcctgtaagtaaATCATATTTCTTTACCATCTGCTGTAGCAAAAGCTGCTTTGTGGACAAGTGCAGTTCCGAAGACCAAAGGTATAATTCACAGGTTTCAGGACAAATAAATTATGTACATCCTggtgtttgtctttttttgtttttttataaagGCATCCAGTTAACTTTTGTGTAACAAAGCTTTCTCAGGGTGGATGGTAGTTTGCTTTCATTTGCAACATTTATGGAGGTCAGCAAAAGTCTAGTATTAAAGTGTCATCAACCCAGGAAAAGAGTTCATTTTAGCAGAATAACAGTAAGCTCCACACCAAGGGGGGGATCAAAAGGCTTAGGCTGAGCTGTAACGTGGAGCTGTTTCCTTGCTGGGTGAGGCGGCACTGGGCCTTTGATTTGTTCTTTTTAGAGCAGCCCTGCCTCTTTTTGGTTGGGACTGTGGAAGGTTCAATAGGCTCTAGAAATTCTGGTTTCAACTTGGTCAATGGAGGGTCTACAATGCTGGGGAAGGTCCCAAAAGGGGAATCATTTATCTGCTTGTTGCTGCCATTTTTAGATGGGTCTGTCTCAATGTACTTGGTTTTGGACATGTGCTCCTTATCTTTGAGAGGGTTGTTGGAGGATGGACGGCTGCTATGGGAAGAAGGACCCGCCTTGCCTTTAGCTTCATAAATAAAAGATTTATCTGTTTCTGGCTGGCAGCACTTCAGGGAGTTGTCATGGGAACTGAGAGGGGGGTTCCCAGTTGGCAGTTTACCGGACCTGGTCTTAGTGCTAAAAACACTTGTTCGTATCTGGTTGAAGGAGTCGATGCATCCTTCCAAGTCAGTGCTCTGCAGCCTTTTGAGGTCTCTCCCTGCCAAGCGTGGGGGAAGGTGGCACTCTAGTTCTGAAGATGATCCTTTAAACTGTTTAAACCAATTCCAGAGAGATCGAGCCTGGCAGTCACAGATCCACTGGTTGCCATTTAAACGTAGATACTGGAGGGACACAAGGGGAGCCATGGTTTCACCAGTGAGCACGGTCAGGTTGTTGTTAAACAGATACAAGGTCATCACTTTCCCAAGGTCATGGAAAGACCGGCGGTGAACCAGGCTGACTCTGTTCTGGTGCAGAAGCAGTCGGTCTAGGTTGATTAGCCCGCGAAAGACATTCTCTGACAAGCTCTTAATTTTGTTACCATGCAAAAACAGGTAGGTTAGGTTTGCGAGATCCACAAAGGTATCATCCAGCAGATTCTGTAGATTATTATCCTGAAGGTAGAGATATTGCAAGGAGAATAACCCTCGAAAAAGCCCTGTGGAGAGCTCCAGGAGCCCACAGCGATCCAGATGTAAGGTGTGGAGGTGAATAAGACCCCGGAAAGTGATTGGGTTGATAGATTTCAGGTTTGTGTTGTCGCTGAGATCTAACTCCTCCAGTTTGTTCAGCCCATAAAAGGCTCCAGGCTCAATGAGGCTGATGTTGTTGGAGTGGATCCAAAGGATTGTCATGTTGCGACAGGAGGTGAAACTGGTGGACCTCACAAGGGTTATCCTGTTGTTGTGCAAGAAGATGCGCTGGCTCTGGATGGGTATCTCAGTGGGGATTGCTGTCAGTCCTTGCTGCTGACAACTTATTGTAATCTTCGGTTCACTGTAGCATACACACGCCCCAGGGCAAGACTCCACTTCTGACTGGATGTTCAAGCAAAACACCAAAATCAGCAGTCTGCTTcctaaagaacaacaaaaatagtaTGTAAATTAGCCAGGGTCATGGGAGAGCACTTTTCTCTGCAGCTAATAGATGAGCCTGAAATTCACCTCTGTAAGTACATTGCCATTAACCACAAACAACACATGCCAGGGGAGTCAAACaattaaaatgcagaattaaaaatatTCTGCCACACAACACAATAGTTAAAATAATGCACATTTGTTCTGAGAAAGTCTGAGCACCTTCTCAGCCTTTCATACTCAGAAGGTCTCTGACTTCAATCACAAATGAAAGTGAGCATCGTGTATTTTCATTGTGGCTCCTGGATACACATCTAACATAAGTCCTGTCTCAAAGGGCTTACCTCTAAGACAATGTGCTGTCTGCTTGGGGGTTGTTTGTCTCTGTCACACAACCACAGGCACATTTAGCACAATTCAGCATCTATCTGGCC contains:
- the RTN4R gene encoding reticulon-4 receptor isoform X2 encodes the protein MKRAIAEGSRLLILVFCLNIQSEVESCPGACVCYSEPKITISCQQQGLTAIPTEIPIQSQRIFLHNNRITLVRSTSFTSCRNMTILWIHSNNISLIEPGAFYGLNKLEELDLSDNTNLKSINPITFRGLIHLHTLHLDRCGLLELSTGLFRGLFSLQYLYLQDNNLQNLLDDTFVDLANLTYLFLHGNKIKSLSENVFRGLINLDRLLLHQNRVSLVHRRSFHDLGKVMTLYLFNNNLTVLTGETMAPLVSLQYLRLNGNQWICDCQARSLWNWFKQFKGSSSELECHLPPRLAGRDLKRLQSTDLEGCIDSFNQIRTSVFSTKTRSGKLPTGNPPLSSHDNSLKCCQPETDKSFIYEAKGKAGPSSHSSRPSSNNPLKDKEHMSKTKYIETDPSKNGSNKQINDSPFGTFPSIVDPPLTKLKPEFLEPIEPSTVPTKKRQGCSKKNKSKAQCRLTQQGNSSTLQLSLSLLIPPLVWSLLLFC
- the RTN4R gene encoding reticulon-4 receptor isoform X1; its protein translation is MGYLWLKPWMRSGLEGDAGSRLLILVFCLNIQSEVESCPGACVCYSEPKITISCQQQGLTAIPTEIPIQSQRIFLHNNRITLVRSTSFTSCRNMTILWIHSNNISLIEPGAFYGLNKLEELDLSDNTNLKSINPITFRGLIHLHTLHLDRCGLLELSTGLFRGLFSLQYLYLQDNNLQNLLDDTFVDLANLTYLFLHGNKIKSLSENVFRGLINLDRLLLHQNRVSLVHRRSFHDLGKVMTLYLFNNNLTVLTGETMAPLVSLQYLRLNGNQWICDCQARSLWNWFKQFKGSSSELECHLPPRLAGRDLKRLQSTDLEGCIDSFNQIRTSVFSTKTRSGKLPTGNPPLSSHDNSLKCCQPETDKSFIYEAKGKAGPSSHSSRPSSNNPLKDKEHMSKTKYIETDPSKNGSNKQINDSPFGTFPSIVDPPLTKLKPEFLEPIEPSTVPTKKRQGCSKKNKSKAQCRLTQQGNSSTLQLSLSLLIPPLVWSLLLFC